The proteins below are encoded in one region of Ostrea edulis chromosome 3, xbOstEdul1.1, whole genome shotgun sequence:
- the LOC125674685 gene encoding uncharacterized protein LOC125674685 isoform X2, with translation MKFAIRVKKPFPDYKEDEIAKSEPKYRMIVVGSTRADAVITKAFGISRSITEEKMSAHRCLVNGKIIQKKAKQIGVGDCIDIVLDKTDTHYKVQRTRILDIVTEKTKAGRTKLIIRLWKKAFYVEI, from the exons ATGAAATTCGCCATCAGAGTAAAA AAACCATTTCCAGACTACAAAGAGGATGAAATTGCGAAGTCTGAACCTAAATACAGGATGATTGTTGTCGGATCAACCAGAGCAGATGCTGTGATTACAAAGGCATTTGGCATTTCTAGATC AATCACGGAGGAAAAAATGTCAGCACATCGTTGCCTAGTCAATGGGAAGATTATTCAGAAGAAAGCAAAGCAG attggTGTTGGAGATTGCATTGATATAGTTCTTGATAAAACTGACACTCATTACAAAGTGCAGAGGACTCGTATTTTGGATATTGTGACTGAAAAGACGAAAGCAGGAAGGACAAAGTTGATAATAAGATTGTGGAAGAAAGCTTTTT
- the LOC125674685 gene encoding uncharacterized protein LOC125674685 isoform X1: MTARKISTMFQIKIPSRRGPRTPIVMSRHGLSVVGFMISVWNNQSCPIRYTCSYSCLHHGHQNSSSKQLLSVLDGHPSVCHVWRRLKSGGVRAEANYPKDNEEGDEFDIKLNNKPFPDYKEDEIAKSEPKYRMIVVGSTRADAVITKAFGISRSITEEKMSAHRCLVNGKIIQKKAKQIGVGDCIDIVLDKTDTHYKVQRTRILDIVTEKTKAGRTKLIIRLWKKAFYVEI; this comes from the exons ATGACAGCACGGAAAATCTCTACGATGTTTCAAATTAAAATACCTTCACGTCGAGGGCCCAGAACCCCGATAGTAATGTCAAGACACGGACTGTCTGTAGTTGGTTTTATGATATCAGTATGGAATAACCAAAGTTGCCCCATTCGTTATACGTGTAGCTATTCTTGCCTCCATCATGGACATCAGAATTCATCATCAAAACAACTATTGAGTGTTTTAGACGGTCATCCAAGTGTGTGTCATGTGTGGAGAAGACTAAAATCTGGCGGAGTCAGAGCAGAAGCGAATTACCCCAAAGATAATGAAGAAGGGGATGAATTtgacataaaattaaacaat AAACCATTTCCAGACTACAAAGAGGATGAAATTGCGAAGTCTGAACCTAAATACAGGATGATTGTTGTCGGATCAACCAGAGCAGATGCTGTGATTACAAAGGCATTTGGCATTTCTAGATC AATCACGGAGGAAAAAATGTCAGCACATCGTTGCCTAGTCAATGGGAAGATTATTCAGAAGAAAGCAAAGCAG attggTGTTGGAGATTGCATTGATATAGTTCTTGATAAAACTGACACTCATTACAAAGTGCAGAGGACTCGTATTTTGGATATTGTGACTGAAAAGACGAAAGCAGGAAGGACAAAGTTGATAATAAGATTGTGGAAGAAAGCTTTTT